In one window of Denticeps clupeoides chromosome 2, fDenClu1.1, whole genome shotgun sequence DNA:
- the mcmdc2 gene encoding minichromosome maintenance domain-containing protein 2 isoform X1: protein MSEVLALQEAAVSYLDRSGGLLRLIEECRSFEGSPQNEAIYRFRFLINPSDLIDVSPALADRVLRDPLAATALFKSVCFLTIKTLSLMDQVQTENQVSVVLKLTHLPPFPNYQLNLDEFPRSDGHMRPLAMEGLVIAMTRVTKYTQGARFLCTDENCPCAEGFYHIRVHMPGATESATVGGDFSCLLCFSPLKEDVKSRVLGDKQLAELIDFKALDVLGVQPLSSLRYQSVTLFLRVARVERLSCLDELCNSMRIGQRYHVVGIPAHVHQWPSITWSIEASSIQPWIAERPSRVSKNFQVLHTANACSPWRFSAIVANCFASQVVPPGLYNTLKLVLLMSLAQTGEKDADARHCLDVLALTTDTLIADRLMTYGLGFAERGVRHQAVGELLASVSRDERGAGTANIHAGSALLATGGICLLGDLSKYRKDKIDALQSSMESRAVSVFIPGKKYGEDADQQLSLPLHCNFWAVAGSAVPAKKFARFDSAVLGSVEVASIPYQVPESFGLVVQCREALEDYPLLPQVAHALKQAVQPREPLYPASMQFSTQDYKEVGSGNGPGKTLLRVSLLAHAQGLQVELRPEAERIIQGYYMASRRLRSDIAQCSSVSATSIKLLIALAEAHSKLSLRTQVLEEDAVIAVLLCENAITLKHGASALVIPPSAVFPCDLRDLDSLHRRDLALKQLHRQILQFVFTYAPAGSSNIIEE, encoded by the exons ATGTCGGAGGTTCTGGCGCTTCAGGAGGCCGCCGTTTCCTACTTGGACCGAAGCGGGGGGCTCCTTCGGCTGATCGAGGAGTGCAGGTCGTTCGAAG GCTCCCCGCAGAATGAGGCGATCTACCGCTTCCGGTTCCTGATAAACCCCTCTGACCTGATCGACGTGAGCCCGGCCCTGGCCGACCGCGTCCTGCGGGATCCCCTGGCGGCGACGGCGCTCTTTAAGTCC GTCTGTTTTCTGACCATAAAGACACTGTCCCTGATGGACCAGGTACAGACGGAAAATCAG GTCAGCGTTGTGCTGAAACTGACACATTTGCCACCATTTCCCAATTACCAACTGAATCTGGATGAATTCCCCCGGAGTGACGGCCACATGCGGCCCTTGGCAATGGAAGGTCTTGTCATAGCCATGACAAGGGTCACTAAATATACGCAGGGGGCGCGGTTCCTCTGTACCGATGAAAACTGCCCGTGCGCAGAAG GCTTTTACCACATCCGAGTGCACATGCCAGGAGCCACAGAATCGGCCACCGTCGGAGGGGACTTCAGCTGCCTGCTGTGCTTCTCCCCGCTTAAAGAGGACGTCAAATCGAGGGTTCTAGGAG ACAAACAGCTGGCCGAGCTGATAGACTTCAAGGCGCTGGACGTGTTGGGAGTCCAGCCCCTTTCCTCCCTTCGGTATCAGTCCGTGACCCTGTTTCTGAGAG TTGCCCGTGTGGAACGATTGTCTTGTTTAGATGAGCTGTGCAACTCCATGAGAATCGGTCAGCGGTACCATGTTGTGGGCATCCCAGCACACGTACACCAGTGGCCCAGCATCACTTGGAGCATAGAGGCCAGCAGCATCCAGCCGTGGATAGCAGAAC GTCCGTCCAGGGTCAGCAAGAACTTCCAGGTCCTGCACACTGCAAATGCCTGCTCTCCTTGGAGGTTCTCGGCCATCGTGGCCAACTGTTTCGCATCGCAGGTGGTTCCGCCTGGACTTTACAACACCCTGAAGCTGGTTCTGCTGATGAGCCTGGCCCAAACGGGAGAAAAGGACGCCGACGCCCGACACTGTCTGGATGTGCTTGCGCTAACCACCGATACCCTGATCGCAGACAG GTTGATGACGTACGGTCTGGGCTTCGCTGAACGGGGCGTTCGACACCAGGCCGTAGGAGAGCTGTTGGCCTCGGTGTCCAGGGACGAGCGTGGTGCAGGGACGGCCAACATCCATGCCGGCTCAGCCCTGCTGGCCACAGGCGGCATTTGCCTGCTGGGGGACCTGAGCAAATACCGGAAGGACAAGATCGACGCGCTGCAGTCAA GTATGGAGAGCAGGGCCGTGTCCGTGTTCATCCCGGGAAAGAAGTACGGGGAGGATGCCGACCAGCAGCTCTCGCTTCCTCTGCACTGCAACTTCTGGGCGGTGGCCGGTTCTGCCGTTCCCGCCAAGAAATTTGCCAGATTCGACAGTGCGGTGCTGGGCTCAGTG GAAGTGGCCTCAATTCCTTATCAGGTCCCAGAATCCTTCGGCCTGGTGGTTCAGTGTCGAGAGGCTCTGGAAGACTACCCACTTCTACCGCAGGTTGCGCATGCACTAAAGCAGGCAGTCCAGCCCAGGGAGCCCCTGTACCCAGCATCTATGCAGTTTAGCACACAGGACTACAAAGAGGTAGGATCTGGAAACGGACCTGGCAAGACACTTTTGAGGGTCtcg CTTTTGGCCCACGCTCAGGGTCTGCAGGTCGAGCTGCGCCCTGAGGCTGAGAGGATAATTCAGGGTTACTACATGGCCAGTCGTCGGCTACGCTCTGACATAGCCCAGTGCTCTTCGGTGTCGGCTACCTCCATCAAACTACT CATTGCCCTGGCTGAGGCCCACAGCAAACTTAGTCTGAGGACTCAAGTACTGGAGGAGGATGCCGTTATAGCAGTGCTGCTTTGTGAGAATGCAATCACACTAAAgcatg GGGCCTCGGCACTCGTTATTCCACCCAGTGCGGTGTTTCCATGTGACCTTCGCGACCTGGACTCCCTACACAGACGGGACCTGGCTTTAAAGCAACTCCACCGGCAGATCCTGCAGTTTGTGTTCACATATGCCCCAGCAGGAAGTAGTAACATTATAGAAGAATAG
- the mcmdc2 gene encoding minichromosome maintenance domain-containing protein 2 isoform X6 has protein sequence MSEVLALQEAAVSYLDRSGGLLRLIEECRSFEGSPQNEAIYRFRFLINPSDLIDVSPALADRVLRDPLAATALFKSVCFLTIKTLSLMDQVQTENQVSVVLKLTHLPPFPNYQLNLDEFPRSDGHMRPLAMEGLVIAMTRVTKYTQGARFLCTDENCPCAEGFYHIRVHMPGATESATVGGDFSCLLCFSPLKEDVKSRVLGDKQLAELIDFKALDVLGVQPLSSLRYQSVTLFLRVARVERLSCLDELCNSMRIGQRYHVVGIPAHVHQWPSITWSIEASSIQPWIAERPSRVSKNFQVLHTANACSPWRFSAIVANCFASQVVPPGLYNTLKLVLLMSLAQTGEKDADARHCLDVLALTTDTLIADRLMTYGLGFAERGVRHQAVGELLASVSRDERGAGTANIHAGSALLATGGICLLGDLSKYRKDKIDALQSSMESRAVSVFIPGKKYGEDADQQLSLPLHCNFWAVAGSAVPAKKFARFDSAVLGSVEVASIPYQVPESFGLVVQCREALEDYPLLPQVAHALKQAVQPREPLYPASMQFSTQDYKEVGSGNGPGKTLLRVSLLAHAQGLQVELRPEAERIIQGYYMASRRLRSDIAQCSSVSATSIKLLGLGTRYSTQCGVSM, from the exons ATGTCGGAGGTTCTGGCGCTTCAGGAGGCCGCCGTTTCCTACTTGGACCGAAGCGGGGGGCTCCTTCGGCTGATCGAGGAGTGCAGGTCGTTCGAAG GCTCCCCGCAGAATGAGGCGATCTACCGCTTCCGGTTCCTGATAAACCCCTCTGACCTGATCGACGTGAGCCCGGCCCTGGCCGACCGCGTCCTGCGGGATCCCCTGGCGGCGACGGCGCTCTTTAAGTCC GTCTGTTTTCTGACCATAAAGACACTGTCCCTGATGGACCAGGTACAGACGGAAAATCAG GTCAGCGTTGTGCTGAAACTGACACATTTGCCACCATTTCCCAATTACCAACTGAATCTGGATGAATTCCCCCGGAGTGACGGCCACATGCGGCCCTTGGCAATGGAAGGTCTTGTCATAGCCATGACAAGGGTCACTAAATATACGCAGGGGGCGCGGTTCCTCTGTACCGATGAAAACTGCCCGTGCGCAGAAG GCTTTTACCACATCCGAGTGCACATGCCAGGAGCCACAGAATCGGCCACCGTCGGAGGGGACTTCAGCTGCCTGCTGTGCTTCTCCCCGCTTAAAGAGGACGTCAAATCGAGGGTTCTAGGAG ACAAACAGCTGGCCGAGCTGATAGACTTCAAGGCGCTGGACGTGTTGGGAGTCCAGCCCCTTTCCTCCCTTCGGTATCAGTCCGTGACCCTGTTTCTGAGAG TTGCCCGTGTGGAACGATTGTCTTGTTTAGATGAGCTGTGCAACTCCATGAGAATCGGTCAGCGGTACCATGTTGTGGGCATCCCAGCACACGTACACCAGTGGCCCAGCATCACTTGGAGCATAGAGGCCAGCAGCATCCAGCCGTGGATAGCAGAAC GTCCGTCCAGGGTCAGCAAGAACTTCCAGGTCCTGCACACTGCAAATGCCTGCTCTCCTTGGAGGTTCTCGGCCATCGTGGCCAACTGTTTCGCATCGCAGGTGGTTCCGCCTGGACTTTACAACACCCTGAAGCTGGTTCTGCTGATGAGCCTGGCCCAAACGGGAGAAAAGGACGCCGACGCCCGACACTGTCTGGATGTGCTTGCGCTAACCACCGATACCCTGATCGCAGACAG GTTGATGACGTACGGTCTGGGCTTCGCTGAACGGGGCGTTCGACACCAGGCCGTAGGAGAGCTGTTGGCCTCGGTGTCCAGGGACGAGCGTGGTGCAGGGACGGCCAACATCCATGCCGGCTCAGCCCTGCTGGCCACAGGCGGCATTTGCCTGCTGGGGGACCTGAGCAAATACCGGAAGGACAAGATCGACGCGCTGCAGTCAA GTATGGAGAGCAGGGCCGTGTCCGTGTTCATCCCGGGAAAGAAGTACGGGGAGGATGCCGACCAGCAGCTCTCGCTTCCTCTGCACTGCAACTTCTGGGCGGTGGCCGGTTCTGCCGTTCCCGCCAAGAAATTTGCCAGATTCGACAGTGCGGTGCTGGGCTCAGTG GAAGTGGCCTCAATTCCTTATCAGGTCCCAGAATCCTTCGGCCTGGTGGTTCAGTGTCGAGAGGCTCTGGAAGACTACCCACTTCTACCGCAGGTTGCGCATGCACTAAAGCAGGCAGTCCAGCCCAGGGAGCCCCTGTACCCAGCATCTATGCAGTTTAGCACACAGGACTACAAAGAGGTAGGATCTGGAAACGGACCTGGCAAGACACTTTTGAGGGTCtcg CTTTTGGCCCACGCTCAGGGTCTGCAGGTCGAGCTGCGCCCTGAGGCTGAGAGGATAATTCAGGGTTACTACATGGCCAGTCGTCGGCTACGCTCTGACATAGCCCAGTGCTCTTCGGTGTCGGCTACCTCCATCAAACTACT GGGCCTCGGCACTCGTTATTCCACCCAGTGCGGTGTTTCCATGTGA
- the mcmdc2 gene encoding minichromosome maintenance domain-containing protein 2 isoform X3, translated as MSEVLALQEAAVSYLDRSGGLLRLIEECRSFEGSPQNEAIYRFRFLINPSDLIDVSPALADRVLRDPLAATALFKSVCFLTIKTLSLMDQVQTENQVSVVLKLTHLPPFPNYQLNLDEFPRSDGHMRPLAMEGLVIAMTRVTKYTQGARFLCTDENCPCAEGFYHIRVHMPGATESATVGGDFSCLLCFSPLKEDVKSRVLGDKQLAELIDFKALDVLGVQPLSSLRYQSVTLFLRVARVERLSCLDELCNSMRIGQRYHVVGIPAHVHQWPSITWSIEASSIQPWIAERPSRVSKNFQVLHTANACSPWRFSAIVANCFASQVVPPGLYNTLKLVLLMSLAQTGEKDADARHCLDVLALTTDTLIADRLMTYGLGFAERGVRHQAVGELLASVSRDERGAGTANIHAGSALLATGGICLLGDLSKYRKDKIDALQSSMESRAVSVFIPGKKYGEDADQQLSLPLHCNFWAVAGSAVPAKKFARFDSAVLGSVEVASIPYQVPESFGLVVQCREALEDYPLLPQVAHALKQAVQPREPLYPASMQFSTQDYKELLAHAQGLQVELRPEAERIIQGYYMASRRLRSDIAQCSSVSATSIKLLIALAEAHSKLSLRTQVLEEDAVIAVLLCENAITLKHGASALVIPPSAVFPCDLRDLDSLHRRDLALKQLHRQILQFVFTYAPAGSSNIIEE; from the exons ATGTCGGAGGTTCTGGCGCTTCAGGAGGCCGCCGTTTCCTACTTGGACCGAAGCGGGGGGCTCCTTCGGCTGATCGAGGAGTGCAGGTCGTTCGAAG GCTCCCCGCAGAATGAGGCGATCTACCGCTTCCGGTTCCTGATAAACCCCTCTGACCTGATCGACGTGAGCCCGGCCCTGGCCGACCGCGTCCTGCGGGATCCCCTGGCGGCGACGGCGCTCTTTAAGTCC GTCTGTTTTCTGACCATAAAGACACTGTCCCTGATGGACCAGGTACAGACGGAAAATCAG GTCAGCGTTGTGCTGAAACTGACACATTTGCCACCATTTCCCAATTACCAACTGAATCTGGATGAATTCCCCCGGAGTGACGGCCACATGCGGCCCTTGGCAATGGAAGGTCTTGTCATAGCCATGACAAGGGTCACTAAATATACGCAGGGGGCGCGGTTCCTCTGTACCGATGAAAACTGCCCGTGCGCAGAAG GCTTTTACCACATCCGAGTGCACATGCCAGGAGCCACAGAATCGGCCACCGTCGGAGGGGACTTCAGCTGCCTGCTGTGCTTCTCCCCGCTTAAAGAGGACGTCAAATCGAGGGTTCTAGGAG ACAAACAGCTGGCCGAGCTGATAGACTTCAAGGCGCTGGACGTGTTGGGAGTCCAGCCCCTTTCCTCCCTTCGGTATCAGTCCGTGACCCTGTTTCTGAGAG TTGCCCGTGTGGAACGATTGTCTTGTTTAGATGAGCTGTGCAACTCCATGAGAATCGGTCAGCGGTACCATGTTGTGGGCATCCCAGCACACGTACACCAGTGGCCCAGCATCACTTGGAGCATAGAGGCCAGCAGCATCCAGCCGTGGATAGCAGAAC GTCCGTCCAGGGTCAGCAAGAACTTCCAGGTCCTGCACACTGCAAATGCCTGCTCTCCTTGGAGGTTCTCGGCCATCGTGGCCAACTGTTTCGCATCGCAGGTGGTTCCGCCTGGACTTTACAACACCCTGAAGCTGGTTCTGCTGATGAGCCTGGCCCAAACGGGAGAAAAGGACGCCGACGCCCGACACTGTCTGGATGTGCTTGCGCTAACCACCGATACCCTGATCGCAGACAG GTTGATGACGTACGGTCTGGGCTTCGCTGAACGGGGCGTTCGACACCAGGCCGTAGGAGAGCTGTTGGCCTCGGTGTCCAGGGACGAGCGTGGTGCAGGGACGGCCAACATCCATGCCGGCTCAGCCCTGCTGGCCACAGGCGGCATTTGCCTGCTGGGGGACCTGAGCAAATACCGGAAGGACAAGATCGACGCGCTGCAGTCAA GTATGGAGAGCAGGGCCGTGTCCGTGTTCATCCCGGGAAAGAAGTACGGGGAGGATGCCGACCAGCAGCTCTCGCTTCCTCTGCACTGCAACTTCTGGGCGGTGGCCGGTTCTGCCGTTCCCGCCAAGAAATTTGCCAGATTCGACAGTGCGGTGCTGGGCTCAGTG GAAGTGGCCTCAATTCCTTATCAGGTCCCAGAATCCTTCGGCCTGGTGGTTCAGTGTCGAGAGGCTCTGGAAGACTACCCACTTCTACCGCAGGTTGCGCATGCACTAAAGCAGGCAGTCCAGCCCAGGGAGCCCCTGTACCCAGCATCTATGCAGTTTAGCACACAGGACTACAAAGAG CTTTTGGCCCACGCTCAGGGTCTGCAGGTCGAGCTGCGCCCTGAGGCTGAGAGGATAATTCAGGGTTACTACATGGCCAGTCGTCGGCTACGCTCTGACATAGCCCAGTGCTCTTCGGTGTCGGCTACCTCCATCAAACTACT CATTGCCCTGGCTGAGGCCCACAGCAAACTTAGTCTGAGGACTCAAGTACTGGAGGAGGATGCCGTTATAGCAGTGCTGCTTTGTGAGAATGCAATCACACTAAAgcatg GGGCCTCGGCACTCGTTATTCCACCCAGTGCGGTGTTTCCATGTGACCTTCGCGACCTGGACTCCCTACACAGACGGGACCTGGCTTTAAAGCAACTCCACCGGCAGATCCTGCAGTTTGTGTTCACATATGCCCCAGCAGGAAGTAGTAACATTATAGAAGAATAG
- the mcmdc2 gene encoding minichromosome maintenance domain-containing protein 2 isoform X5, with product MSEVLALQEAAVSYLDRSGGLLRLIEECRSFEGSPQNEAIYRFRFLINPSDLIDVSPALADRVLRDPLAATALFKSVCFLTIKTLSLMDQVQTENQVSVVLKLTHLPPFPNYQLNLDEFPRSDGHMRPLAMEGLVIAMTRVTKYTQGARFLCTDENCPCAEGFYHIRVHMPGATESATVGGDFSCLLCFSPLKEDVKSRVLGDKQLAELIDFKALDVLGVQPLSSLRYQSVTLFLRGPSRVSKNFQVLHTANACSPWRFSAIVANCFASQVVPPGLYNTLKLVLLMSLAQTGEKDADARHCLDVLALTTDTLIADRLMTYGLGFAERGVRHQAVGELLASVSRDERGAGTANIHAGSALLATGGICLLGDLSKYRKDKIDALQSSMESRAVSVFIPGKKYGEDADQQLSLPLHCNFWAVAGSAVPAKKFARFDSAVLGSVEVASIPYQVPESFGLVVQCREALEDYPLLPQVAHALKQAVQPREPLYPASMQFSTQDYKEVGSGNGPGKTLLRVSLLAHAQGLQVELRPEAERIIQGYYMASRRLRSDIAQCSSVSATSIKLLIALAEAHSKLSLRTQVLEEDAVIAVLLCENAITLKHGASALVIPPSAVFPCDLRDLDSLHRRDLALKQLHRQILQFVFTYAPAGSSNIIEE from the exons ATGTCGGAGGTTCTGGCGCTTCAGGAGGCCGCCGTTTCCTACTTGGACCGAAGCGGGGGGCTCCTTCGGCTGATCGAGGAGTGCAGGTCGTTCGAAG GCTCCCCGCAGAATGAGGCGATCTACCGCTTCCGGTTCCTGATAAACCCCTCTGACCTGATCGACGTGAGCCCGGCCCTGGCCGACCGCGTCCTGCGGGATCCCCTGGCGGCGACGGCGCTCTTTAAGTCC GTCTGTTTTCTGACCATAAAGACACTGTCCCTGATGGACCAGGTACAGACGGAAAATCAG GTCAGCGTTGTGCTGAAACTGACACATTTGCCACCATTTCCCAATTACCAACTGAATCTGGATGAATTCCCCCGGAGTGACGGCCACATGCGGCCCTTGGCAATGGAAGGTCTTGTCATAGCCATGACAAGGGTCACTAAATATACGCAGGGGGCGCGGTTCCTCTGTACCGATGAAAACTGCCCGTGCGCAGAAG GCTTTTACCACATCCGAGTGCACATGCCAGGAGCCACAGAATCGGCCACCGTCGGAGGGGACTTCAGCTGCCTGCTGTGCTTCTCCCCGCTTAAAGAGGACGTCAAATCGAGGGTTCTAGGAG ACAAACAGCTGGCCGAGCTGATAGACTTCAAGGCGCTGGACGTGTTGGGAGTCCAGCCCCTTTCCTCCCTTCGGTATCAGTCCGTGACCCTGTTTCTGAGAG GTCCGTCCAGGGTCAGCAAGAACTTCCAGGTCCTGCACACTGCAAATGCCTGCTCTCCTTGGAGGTTCTCGGCCATCGTGGCCAACTGTTTCGCATCGCAGGTGGTTCCGCCTGGACTTTACAACACCCTGAAGCTGGTTCTGCTGATGAGCCTGGCCCAAACGGGAGAAAAGGACGCCGACGCCCGACACTGTCTGGATGTGCTTGCGCTAACCACCGATACCCTGATCGCAGACAG GTTGATGACGTACGGTCTGGGCTTCGCTGAACGGGGCGTTCGACACCAGGCCGTAGGAGAGCTGTTGGCCTCGGTGTCCAGGGACGAGCGTGGTGCAGGGACGGCCAACATCCATGCCGGCTCAGCCCTGCTGGCCACAGGCGGCATTTGCCTGCTGGGGGACCTGAGCAAATACCGGAAGGACAAGATCGACGCGCTGCAGTCAA GTATGGAGAGCAGGGCCGTGTCCGTGTTCATCCCGGGAAAGAAGTACGGGGAGGATGCCGACCAGCAGCTCTCGCTTCCTCTGCACTGCAACTTCTGGGCGGTGGCCGGTTCTGCCGTTCCCGCCAAGAAATTTGCCAGATTCGACAGTGCGGTGCTGGGCTCAGTG GAAGTGGCCTCAATTCCTTATCAGGTCCCAGAATCCTTCGGCCTGGTGGTTCAGTGTCGAGAGGCTCTGGAAGACTACCCACTTCTACCGCAGGTTGCGCATGCACTAAAGCAGGCAGTCCAGCCCAGGGAGCCCCTGTACCCAGCATCTATGCAGTTTAGCACACAGGACTACAAAGAGGTAGGATCTGGAAACGGACCTGGCAAGACACTTTTGAGGGTCtcg CTTTTGGCCCACGCTCAGGGTCTGCAGGTCGAGCTGCGCCCTGAGGCTGAGAGGATAATTCAGGGTTACTACATGGCCAGTCGTCGGCTACGCTCTGACATAGCCCAGTGCTCTTCGGTGTCGGCTACCTCCATCAAACTACT CATTGCCCTGGCTGAGGCCCACAGCAAACTTAGTCTGAGGACTCAAGTACTGGAGGAGGATGCCGTTATAGCAGTGCTGCTTTGTGAGAATGCAATCACACTAAAgcatg GGGCCTCGGCACTCGTTATTCCACCCAGTGCGGTGTTTCCATGTGACCTTCGCGACCTGGACTCCCTACACAGACGGGACCTGGCTTTAAAGCAACTCCACCGGCAGATCCTGCAGTTTGTGTTCACATATGCCCCAGCAGGAAGTAGTAACATTATAGAAGAATAG
- the mcmdc2 gene encoding minichromosome maintenance domain-containing protein 2 isoform X2 — MSEVLALQEAAVSYLDRSGGLLRLIEECRSFEGSPQNEAIYRFRFLINPSDLIDVSPALADRVLRDPLAATALFKSVCFLTIKTLSLMDQVQTENQVSVVLKLTHLPPFPNYQLNLDEFPRSDGHMRPLAMEGLVIAMTRVTKYTQGARFLCTDENCPCAEGFYHIRVHMPGATESATVGGDFSCLLCFSPLKEDVKSRVLGDKQLAELIDFKALDVLGVQPLSSLRYQSVTLFLRDELCNSMRIGQRYHVVGIPAHVHQWPSITWSIEASSIQPWIAERPSRVSKNFQVLHTANACSPWRFSAIVANCFASQVVPPGLYNTLKLVLLMSLAQTGEKDADARHCLDVLALTTDTLIADRLMTYGLGFAERGVRHQAVGELLASVSRDERGAGTANIHAGSALLATGGICLLGDLSKYRKDKIDALQSSMESRAVSVFIPGKKYGEDADQQLSLPLHCNFWAVAGSAVPAKKFARFDSAVLGSVEVASIPYQVPESFGLVVQCREALEDYPLLPQVAHALKQAVQPREPLYPASMQFSTQDYKEVGSGNGPGKTLLRVSLLAHAQGLQVELRPEAERIIQGYYMASRRLRSDIAQCSSVSATSIKLLIALAEAHSKLSLRTQVLEEDAVIAVLLCENAITLKHGASALVIPPSAVFPCDLRDLDSLHRRDLALKQLHRQILQFVFTYAPAGSSNIIEE; from the exons ATGTCGGAGGTTCTGGCGCTTCAGGAGGCCGCCGTTTCCTACTTGGACCGAAGCGGGGGGCTCCTTCGGCTGATCGAGGAGTGCAGGTCGTTCGAAG GCTCCCCGCAGAATGAGGCGATCTACCGCTTCCGGTTCCTGATAAACCCCTCTGACCTGATCGACGTGAGCCCGGCCCTGGCCGACCGCGTCCTGCGGGATCCCCTGGCGGCGACGGCGCTCTTTAAGTCC GTCTGTTTTCTGACCATAAAGACACTGTCCCTGATGGACCAGGTACAGACGGAAAATCAG GTCAGCGTTGTGCTGAAACTGACACATTTGCCACCATTTCCCAATTACCAACTGAATCTGGATGAATTCCCCCGGAGTGACGGCCACATGCGGCCCTTGGCAATGGAAGGTCTTGTCATAGCCATGACAAGGGTCACTAAATATACGCAGGGGGCGCGGTTCCTCTGTACCGATGAAAACTGCCCGTGCGCAGAAG GCTTTTACCACATCCGAGTGCACATGCCAGGAGCCACAGAATCGGCCACCGTCGGAGGGGACTTCAGCTGCCTGCTGTGCTTCTCCCCGCTTAAAGAGGACGTCAAATCGAGGGTTCTAGGAG ACAAACAGCTGGCCGAGCTGATAGACTTCAAGGCGCTGGACGTGTTGGGAGTCCAGCCCCTTTCCTCCCTTCGGTATCAGTCCGTGACCCTGTTTCTGAGAG ATGAGCTGTGCAACTCCATGAGAATCGGTCAGCGGTACCATGTTGTGGGCATCCCAGCACACGTACACCAGTGGCCCAGCATCACTTGGAGCATAGAGGCCAGCAGCATCCAGCCGTGGATAGCAGAAC GTCCGTCCAGGGTCAGCAAGAACTTCCAGGTCCTGCACACTGCAAATGCCTGCTCTCCTTGGAGGTTCTCGGCCATCGTGGCCAACTGTTTCGCATCGCAGGTGGTTCCGCCTGGACTTTACAACACCCTGAAGCTGGTTCTGCTGATGAGCCTGGCCCAAACGGGAGAAAAGGACGCCGACGCCCGACACTGTCTGGATGTGCTTGCGCTAACCACCGATACCCTGATCGCAGACAG GTTGATGACGTACGGTCTGGGCTTCGCTGAACGGGGCGTTCGACACCAGGCCGTAGGAGAGCTGTTGGCCTCGGTGTCCAGGGACGAGCGTGGTGCAGGGACGGCCAACATCCATGCCGGCTCAGCCCTGCTGGCCACAGGCGGCATTTGCCTGCTGGGGGACCTGAGCAAATACCGGAAGGACAAGATCGACGCGCTGCAGTCAA GTATGGAGAGCAGGGCCGTGTCCGTGTTCATCCCGGGAAAGAAGTACGGGGAGGATGCCGACCAGCAGCTCTCGCTTCCTCTGCACTGCAACTTCTGGGCGGTGGCCGGTTCTGCCGTTCCCGCCAAGAAATTTGCCAGATTCGACAGTGCGGTGCTGGGCTCAGTG GAAGTGGCCTCAATTCCTTATCAGGTCCCAGAATCCTTCGGCCTGGTGGTTCAGTGTCGAGAGGCTCTGGAAGACTACCCACTTCTACCGCAGGTTGCGCATGCACTAAAGCAGGCAGTCCAGCCCAGGGAGCCCCTGTACCCAGCATCTATGCAGTTTAGCACACAGGACTACAAAGAGGTAGGATCTGGAAACGGACCTGGCAAGACACTTTTGAGGGTCtcg CTTTTGGCCCACGCTCAGGGTCTGCAGGTCGAGCTGCGCCCTGAGGCTGAGAGGATAATTCAGGGTTACTACATGGCCAGTCGTCGGCTACGCTCTGACATAGCCCAGTGCTCTTCGGTGTCGGCTACCTCCATCAAACTACT CATTGCCCTGGCTGAGGCCCACAGCAAACTTAGTCTGAGGACTCAAGTACTGGAGGAGGATGCCGTTATAGCAGTGCTGCTTTGTGAGAATGCAATCACACTAAAgcatg GGGCCTCGGCACTCGTTATTCCACCCAGTGCGGTGTTTCCATGTGACCTTCGCGACCTGGACTCCCTACACAGACGGGACCTGGCTTTAAAGCAACTCCACCGGCAGATCCTGCAGTTTGTGTTCACATATGCCCCAGCAGGAAGTAGTAACATTATAGAAGAATAG